CCAACGTGGAAAACGCTCGCATCACAAAGGTAAAAGTTGCGGGAAAGCGAAAGGGCTGATCGTAGGCGATTTCATACAGATCATCACTGATGGCATTGATGGACTGGGTTTCAAAGGGTTTATCCATGAAGTTGTCCAGCATGTACTGCACCGATCGCCGCACTGGACCCGGATCATCCGTCGGAGTGAGCGCACCCAATTCCACCAGGGATTGAATCACCCGATCGGCGTCCTTTTGGGCAATGCCAAAAAAGGTTCCCAACAGTTTCTCGCGGGTTACGGATTTTACCTGACCCATCATGCCGAAGTCATAAAAGATCAGTTGGCCTTCTGGACTCACCGCTAAATTACCGGGGTGGGGGTCAGCGTGGAAAAAGCCTTTGTCCAAAATTTGCCGCAGATAGGATTGTGCCCCTAGTTTGGCAATTTCCTTACGATCGAGGCCCGCTGCTTCCAACGCTTCATAGTGGCTGATTTTGATGCCAGGAACATATTCCAGCGTTAAGGTGCGGGGAGAGGCATAGCGCCAGTAGACTCGAGGCACGCGAACCCCCGGCTCGTCCCGAAAATTGCGCCGGAACGTATCGGCATTGCGCCCTTCATTGAGGTAGTCAATTTCCTCCCAGAGGATTTTGCAGCATTCCTCATAGATCCCCATCCAATCCCGCCCTCGCCCCCATTTGGGATGGCTTTGGAAGTAGCGGGCAATGCCCTTGAGAATTTCCAGGTCGATCGTAAATAGCTTGCGTAGGCCCGGTCGCTGAATTTTAACAACCACTTCCTCCCCAGATTGAAGCTGGGCCCGGTGGACTTGGCCTAGGCTGGCAGCGGCAAGTGGCACGGGATCAAAGCTGCGATAGAGGTCTGGGATCGATTTGCCCAGATCCTGGTGAATAATTTCAGCCACTTGCTCATAGCTGAAGGCTGGAACACGATCTTGTAGCTTAGACAGTTCCTCGACGAATTCACTGGGAAATAAATCCGCGCGGGTTGAAAATAATTGACCCGCTTTAATAAATGTTGGCCCCAAATCTAACAAGGTTTCCCGCACCCAGATTGCTAGGGCGCGTCTACGAACAGCTTTTTTCGATTCTGAGATACCCCCCCGGTAACTCCAAGCCTTCTCAAACAGCCAGTGCTCATAGAGCAACCGCAGCACAAAGGCCCAAATATCTACAAAGCGCCGCCGCCGGGAATAGTTGTCACGATTCCAGCGATAGGCTCGATCGGTATAGGACTGGCTGCCCATGAAGCAATTCTCGGGGTAGAGAGGAACAAAACAAGGAAAGGGGAGGTAGCAGGATTAGCTATCACCATTACGGTAACGCTGAAGTTCTGTGCGAACCTCAGCAATCTCAGCCCGCAGATCATCAATGATGGCCTGCAAGTCTCCGCTCCGAGACGGATTGGACGCTGGAGCAGTACTGCCTTGGGCATTAACGCTGACTTCTACTCGTTCTGTAACCTGCTGAACAAAGTTGCGCAGGGTTTCCCGCTGCTCAGCATCAAATTTACCTAGCTCGCTCAGGGCATTGGTCACCGCTTTCTCAGCTTGCTCCGAGAGAATTTCTGCGATCGCGCGACCAACAAAAAAGGCATGAACCAAGGGACTACTCATGGGAATGCTTTGCAGACGTTCGCAAAAATTATAACTTGCTTAACATTCCAGAGTCAGACGAATCCCGGAATCCATGCCCCAGTCTGTCGAATCAGCATCTCTCCCTAGGGTGTGGAGCCTGGAGGGAGGGGATCCGCCGATTTTGTGAGGGATTTGGGCGCTGCAATGGGGGGCGCAGGATCAGCCTCGCGGAGTTTTTGGGGTGGGGGTTCCGGCGCGGGGGGGGCGGGTTCTGCGGGGGCGGCTTTGGACGGTGCAGCAGAATTTTCGGGCGGGGGAGGTTCAGGGGCTGTGACCGTTGAGCGACGAGGGGGGGCTGCTACGGGCGGTTGCGATCGTGGGGGGGCTGGTTCAGGCTGTGCTGAATCTACAGGGCTGATAGGGGCTTCTGGACTGAACGGAAGTTCTCGGCGAGGGAGGGGAGATTCGATCGGTTCAGGAAACTCGTTGACTTCATTGCTGGGGGCAGTTGGACCAGAGCTGGCTGAGCCACTTTTGCCGCCGGAGATTTCACTGGGAATCTCATCTGTGTTTTCTACCGCTTCAACGGAGCCTTTCCATTCCCGTTCAGGGAAGGACTGGCCAGCATGGAACAAACTAGATCCCGGACGTTGCCCTGCACTAAAGCGGAGCGCTAGCCCGAAGCTGATCCCCAGCGCGGCAGCGATCGCGCCAATCAGGACAAAGGCACGTTTGGAATATTTAGGAACAGTTAGCATGGACGATTTTGGGGTGTGAGATTGAGAAGCTTCAGAATGGGCGTCAAGATCTTGTGCGTCAAAATCTTGGGTCGATCGCGAGGATAGAGGAGACCCATGGGTCGATCCAGGGGGTGCTTCTGGACGGGGGGCTTCCGGTTCAGGCAGCGGTTCCTGGCGGTAGGGAGCCGGAGCCAAGGGAGTCGAGGCAGAGAATCCGTCTGTCCTTGGATCTACCAAAGGCTCACTGCCTGCTGGTGAGAGAGAAGGGGGACTCTGCGGTAGTTTAGGCAGTGCGATCGAGTGAGGAGTCGTCACAGCTCCCTGGGACAGATTTGCAGTCGTGGCAGCCGATTCAGATGCTTCCACAGGGGCAAGAGATTCAGTTGCCCTGGGAGAAGTCGTGGGGGGATCTGGGACTGGTAGCACCGTAGGGACATCGGGAAGATTGGGGCCGGGTTGCGGGGCTGCCGTTACTGGGTGTGTGGGAGCCGATAGGGTCGGCGGGAGACTGGTCGTGGGGGGGCTCGTAGAGGCAACCTTCGGTGAATGAGGGCGTTCAACTTCAGGACTTGCCTCAGGACTTGCCTCAGGATTTGCATCGGGACTGCTTGTGCTGGGACTGCTTGCACCGGGAGTACTTGCACTGGGAGGAGTACTTGCACTGGGAGGAGTACTTAGCGTGGCCGATTTACCCCCTAAAAGCTGCAAGAGGGTTTCCGCTGTTTGGATTCGTTGTTTGGGATCCGTTTCTAGGGCATGGCGCAATACTTTCTGGGCAACGGGAGGCAGTAAAGGCAGTAAGGGAAATTTCTCCGCGAAGTCGTTTGTAGAAGAGATGACCGGCGGATGATTGGAAAGGGCATGGTACAAAATGGCCGCAATGCTGTAAAGATCGGTTTGCGGAGTCGCCCCTTGGGTGAGCATTTCCGGAGCCCAATAGAGCGATCGCGCTGGATCCAGTGATTTCGATGCAGCCGGAATCAGCCCGGTACTAAATCCCACGACGACAATTAAGTTGGTGCCCGTGCGCTGAATCAGTTGCCGGGGGTGCAGGTTCCCGTGCACCAAGTGATTCTGATGGGCAATGCGCAGGGCAGCGGTGGCTTGGCACAGGGCCTGTAGGGCAGCCTTCGGAGCAATGGGAGAGCCTGCACTCAACAGATCCGCCAGCGTGTGGCCTGGAACGTAGTCCATCACGACAAACGGGTGCTCTGCTTCCAAAAAAAAGTCAAGAACACGAATGAGGCTGGGATGTTGGCTAGCGGCAAGAATGCGCGATCGATCGAGGAAGCGTTGGCAGAGTTGAGCAAATTTGGGATGGGTCTGCAAACTGGGGTTAAAGGTTTTGATCGCCACTGTCTGTCCGGTTGCAGTCACGGTGGCCCGGTAGGTGATGCCAATTCCCTGTCCATCCAACGGATGGTTCAGCAAGTATTTTCCGCTTTGCAGGGTTGTTCCCGCGTTCAGTTGGATTCCATGGAGTTGTCCTCCCCTGACCTGCGTATCCCTGAGTTGCATCGCCCAGCCTCTCTGAAATTGCTCCACCTATGCTAACTGTTTACGCACCCTTTCCAGGGGATCGGGGCAAGAATCTCACCCAAAAGGCAGGATAGAATTAATTTCGCAAAGATCGATGATCGATCGCTAAATCCGCTACAACCCAGGAGTCGATCGCACAGTATGATTAAGAGCTATTTAATTAATTGCTTAAGTTCTCTTGACTGCAACTGATTGCAACTGAGTTTGATTGCAACTGGGTTTGAGTCAAACTGAGTTGTATATAAGCGGCTACGTCTTGTTCGGCCATTCAATCAAGCGCATTGGTTGAACTCAGTTTCCGGATTACAACTTGTTTTAGATTTCCCTTTCGAGATTCCCACTGAGATTCCCTCCTAGCAATAACTTGAGTACGCCTTTGGCTTGGTTGAGTACATCCTTGAACGCTTACCTATTTGTCACCCATGGCAGTCGTGACCCCCGTTCCCAGCGTGCTGCCTTAAGATTGGCCGAGCAATTTCGCGATCGCCTAGGCCAACCTCCCCTGGTTCTCGATTCCTATGGCCAGGATTGTTCAAGCGCAACGCGATCGACGGGAGAGACGCGATCGACGATGCTGAGCAGGCCGGTCGCGGTTGGCACAGCCGCATTGGAATGTATGCCGGAGCCCTTACATCAGCAGATTATTGCCTTTGCCCAGCCAGTGGCCCAGGCCGGGGGCAAAACTGTGACGATCGTCCCCTTGTTTCTTTTGCCGGGGGTGCATGTGATGGAAGATTTACCGCAACAGATTTCGATCGCGCAGCAAGCACTGGCCGAGTCCCAAACGGCGGTCATGCTCAAAATGATGCCGTTTTTGGGCAGTGATCCAGAGTTGCTCCCCCTACTCCAGCAACAGTTTGACCAGGCTTTACCCCCGCAAACACCCGCGCCCTCCCAGTCCCCCTTACTGTCCCCGATACGCATTTTGCTAGCCCATGGCAGTCGTCGTCCAGGGGGCAACACGATCGTGGAACAGTTGGCCCAGGCCCTGGATGCCCAGATAGCCTATTGGTCAATTGCCCCCAGTTTAGAGGATTGCTTAAATCAATCTCTTCATAGAAATGTTTCCCCAGAAACAAACTCTGAGAACCATCTACCTAGTGCGGCAGAACCCGCAGTGGTCAATAGACCCATTGTCATTCTTCCTTACTTCTTGTCTGAAGGAGGCATTACCGATGCGATCGCAGAACAGGTACGATCGTGGTCTCATCGTCCCAACCGTCCACAGGTTCAACTGTTGTCAACCCTCGATACCAATCCCGCTTTAGTGGATTTGATATTAAAACAGTTGAAGCCTGAATGCGTCCATCCGTGAATGGAGGGATGCTATTGGCTGCAATATCTTGATTAACGCAATCATGGATTCAATCTTGATCCATTGTTTTTTCTTTTTCATTCCTGTATCTTTAATATTTTTCTAATTCGCCCTACTTATTCACCGTCGTGGTTTCAGTGTGACACCTCTATGACCCAGCGTTCTATGGCCTTCGGTAAAGTCTATCTCGTTGGTGCAGGCCCAGGCGATCCTGGTTTAATGACGCTAAAAGGCAAAGCGCTTCTAGAATGTGCGGATGTTGTAGTCTATGACGCATTAGTCAGTCCGCCTATCCTCGCAATGATCAATCCTCAAGCTGAAAAAATTCATGCCGGCAAACGCAGAGGACAGCATTCGTTGTTGCAGGAAGAGACGACGAAATTACTGATTGAAAAGGCCCAGGACGCCGCGATCGTGGTGCGACTCAAGGGCGGTGATCCATTTATCTTTGGGCGGGGCGGCGAGGAAATGGAAGATCTGGTGGCAGCGGGAGTTTCCGTCGAGGTCGTTCCGGGCATTACCTCAGGCATTGCAGCCCCTGCTTATGCAAACATTCCCTTAACCCATCGGAATTACAGTTCCTCGGTGATATTCGTTACCGGTCACGAATCGGTTGAGAAATACCGCCCCGATGTCAATTGGTCTGCGATCGCCCACAGTGCTGAAACCATTGTCGTTTACATGGGGATACACAATCTCCCTCACATTGTTGAAGCCTTAATCGATGCTGGGTTATCTGATACAACTCCGATCGCGTTAATCCGCTGGGGTACCCGTCCCGATCAAACCGAATTGATCGGCCACCTAGGCGGAATTTTGCAAGCGGTAGAAGAGAGTAAATTCACAGCCCCTGCGATCGCAGTGATTGGCAACGTCGTGCAATTTCGCGAAGTTGTGACTCAAGCCCCCCCAGCGTTGGTGATGGCTTGAGCAGACGTTCTACCGCACAGCTCTAGAATGGTTGGGTGACAGGCTATAACAGAGCCGCTGCCCGCTCTGCCAAGATCGATCGCTCACCCCGTGCCAAGGTGATGTGACCTGCGATCGCCTCGGATTTGAATCGCTCCACTGCGTAGGTCAAGCCATTACTGGCCGCATCCACGTAGGGGTTATCGATTTGATCCGGATCGCCTGTCATAACGATTTTGGTGCCTTCCCCTGCCCGAGTCAGAATCGTTTTGACCTCGTGAGGGGTCAAGTTCTGCGCCTCATCCACAATCAGAAATTGCTGCGGTAAGGTGCGCCCCCGAATGTAGGTCAGCGGTTCAATCTGCAACAACCCCCGTTCAATCAGCTCCTCATGGCCTTTGCGCCAATGGGAGGGCTTGCCAGTACTGTCCTGAGTCCCAAAAATGAGATCAAAGTTATCGAACAGCGGCTGCATCCAAGGGGCCAGTTTTTCCTCAATGTCACCGGGGAGATAGCCGATATCCCGACCCATCGGCACCACAGGCCGGGAAATCAACAGACGGGAATAGAGCCGTTCATCGGCTACTTTGTGCAGCCCCGCTGCGATCGCCAAGAGTGTTTTTCCGGTGCCCGCAAAGCCGACCAACGTGACTAATTGAATGTCATCCCGCAGGAGTAAATCAAAGGCGAAACTTTGTTCTCGGTTGCGGGGCTGGATGCGGGAAATGCCGGAATGGGGAAACTTGGTAATGGGCACCAGTTTTTTGCCACTGCCATCGACGATCGCTAAGGCGGTGTGGGAAGGGTTGAGTTGGTTGACCAAGGTAATGGCCTGGTTCGGGAAAAATTCTCCGGGGAGTATCACGCCCCCTTCCCGAAAGAGTTGACTAATCACCTCAGCATCGACAAGGACTTCCGCTGAGCCTGTGTAGAGATCCGAAATATCGACCTTATCGGTTTCGTAGTCACTGACATCTAACCCAAGGGCATCCGCCTTGATCCGTAGATTCGTATCTTTGCTGACTAGGACAACGGGGCATTGGCATTGCCGCCGCAGTTCCAGCGCCACCGCTAAAATCTCATTGTCCGCCCGATCGCCCTCTAGTTCCGGCGGCAGCTCCCGCAGCGTTTCTCGATGACAGAGCGCAACCCGCAAGGTGCCTCCGTTATCCAGGGGAATGCCTTGAATAATCGTTCCTTGCTGGCGCAGTTCATCCAACATACGGGACACTTGACGTGCATTCCGTCCGGTCGTCTCTGGCTGTTTCTTGAAGCGATCGAGCTCTTCGATGACCGTAATGGGCAACACGACATCGTTTTCTCCAAAGCGATGGATAGCAGCAGGGTCGTGAAGCAGAACGTTGGTGTCCAGGACAAAGGATTTATTCATGCACAGGCTGAGTGATATATGTGATGGCAGTATACCCCTCTCAATCTGTCAATGGCACGGTCGATCGCGTTTGTTCATGCAAGGGGCGTTCGACAGAAAGGCCGATCGATCATGCGGAAACTCACAATTCTCTCAGCAGACTTTGAACAATCCCGACTACACTAATTGAAGATATCTGAAGACTCTGAAGATTCTGAAGATATGGGTGTCTGTGGGTGATCCACGGGTGTGAATTTTGCCGACATTCACCGTCCTGAATTCGCTTTTCTGTCCAAACTGCTTCTCTGGATCACGTTGTTGTATGGATCTGCTGCGCTCTTTGCCCCTGGGACTGTATCTGGAACAGCCGATTACCTGGATGCACAAGTTGGATCCTAGGACGAAGTTAGCGTGGCTCATGAGTTTCCTAGCGGCTCCCTTTTTGGCAACGGTGGAATGGCGAATTGGCTTGGTCGTGGCTCTGATGGGGTTAACCATGAGTGCCAAGATTCCGCTGCGGGTGTGGCGGCAGCAGATGGGGTGGTTAACGCTGCTCTGTGTGTATGTGGGGGTGTTGATTGCGATCGCGCCGGATGGCTTGAACGTGAATCCTCAGCCTCGGTTTCCGGAGAATGAATTAGTCTTTTCCCAGCAACCGGCTCAGATGGCTCCCTTGCCAGCGGAAAAACCTTGGTACAGTCGTTTGCTAGGGGGGGGATCCAACGAAGCGAAGGCCGCCCCGAAATTGCCTCAGCCCACGGATTATCATTATGTTGTGGCCAAGTTCGGTGTGTTTACCATTACCCAGCGATCGCTCAATTTAGCGCTGCGGTTTGCCACGCTTTTATTCACATTGCTGTATAGCACGACGCTGTATTTACTCACCACAGCTCCAGAGGAAATTACGGCAGGTTTGGAAGATTTACTGGAACCCTTGCGGCGGTTTAAAATTCCGGTGACTGAAATTGCATTGACACTTACGTTATCACTACGATTTATTCCGCTGGTGTTGGAAGAATTTCAAAACTTGGTGCGATCGATTCGTACTCGCGCGATCGATTGGAAAAAGCTGGGGTTAAAACGCACGATTAAAGTGTGGGTTTTAGTTGCAGAACGCCTGTTAGAGAACTTACTGTTGCGGGCAGAACAAATTGCCAGTGCGATGAAAGTCCGGGGATTTACCAGTCCCGATCGCCATCGGGTGGAATGGCATGAATTACAGTTACGGCACTGGGATTGGGTCTCGCTAGGGGTTCTGGCCCTGCTATGGATTGCTAGATTGGCTTGGGGGACTGAGACTAGCTGAGTTAGGGGCACTGAGCATGGAACTCCCGTCACAAAGGCTAGTTACTTAGATGGGCCGGAGGACGGAGCACTGGGACTGGGGAGGCTCGGACTGGGCAGGTCGCCGGGTCGATCGCCCTTTTGCATCAACAAGGTCACATCATAGCGAGTCGTTCGATCGCTGGTGACGACGGTGGTAATCCCGATCGCTTGAATGGCATCCAACCAGACTTGACTACTTTCAGGAAAGCGCAATAGCGGTAGCCCCTTAAAGCCACCGGCCCGTTTCACATCCATAAAAAAGTTACCGCTCACCGCATCGTTACTCGGCGCGATCGCCTTCTGGAACAATGGACTCGCCGAGAGCGTATTAGCGGGACGGGGGAGCAGACTGGAGACCACCGGAGCCCCCAGGGTGAGAAACGCTACATTGCCATCTAGCCAACCACGGGTAATGCCCACTTCCGCCGAGGGCATCCGCCAGTTCACCACCTCTTGCCCCGATACTTGCCCTGCTTCCACCTTGAAACTGAACTTCTTCGCCATGGTTTCGTCCAGTTGCTTCAGGGCCTTTTCCGCCGCTCGACGATCGCTAGTCTGAGCCATGATTACTAACCCGATCGGCGTGGTCGGCGGACTACCCGGAGGCGCTGCCACTAGGGAAAGCGAAAATTCACCCTGCATCCAATTGACAAAATCCT
The Alkalinema sp. FACHB-956 DNA segment above includes these coding regions:
- a CDS encoding AarF/ABC1/UbiB kinase family protein, with translation MGSQSYTDRAYRWNRDNYSRRRRFVDIWAFVLRLLYEHWLFEKAWSYRGGISESKKAVRRRALAIWVRETLLDLGPTFIKAGQLFSTRADLFPSEFVEELSKLQDRVPAFSYEQVAEIIHQDLGKSIPDLYRSFDPVPLAAASLGQVHRAQLQSGEEVVVKIQRPGLRKLFTIDLEILKGIARYFQSHPKWGRGRDWMGIYEECCKILWEEIDYLNEGRNADTFRRNFRDEPGVRVPRVYWRYASPRTLTLEYVPGIKISHYEALEAAGLDRKEIAKLGAQSYLRQILDKGFFHADPHPGNLAVSPEGQLIFYDFGMMGQVKSVTREKLLGTFFGIAQKDADRVIQSLVELGALTPTDDPGPVRRSVQYMLDNFMDKPFETQSINAISDDLYEIAYDQPFRFPATFTFVMRAFSTLEGVGKGLDPEFNFMEVAKPFAMQLMANENPYSEAGNLLNELSRQAAQVSNSALGLPRRIEDTLDKLERGDLRVRVRSSETDRVLRKLTGVNMGTNYTLLVCTFTLSATILLVNHWVWAAVLAALAALAAGTALVRLLIKLDRFERLP
- a CDS encoding DUF6825 family protein; translation: MSSPLVHAFFVGRAIAEILSEQAEKAVTNALSELGKFDAEQRETLRNFVQQVTERVEVSVNAQGSTAPASNPSRSGDLQAIIDDLRAEIAEVRTELQRYRNGDS
- a CDS encoding serine/threonine-protein kinase, translated to MQLRDTQVRGGQLHGIQLNAGTTLQSGKYLLNHPLDGQGIGITYRATVTATGQTVAIKTFNPSLQTHPKFAQLCQRFLDRSRILAASQHPSLIRVLDFFLEAEHPFVVMDYVPGHTLADLLSAGSPIAPKAALQALCQATAALRIAHQNHLVHGNLHPRQLIQRTGTNLIVVVGFSTGLIPAASKSLDPARSLYWAPEMLTQGATPQTDLYSIAAILYHALSNHPPVISSTNDFAEKFPLLPLLPPVAQKVLRHALETDPKQRIQTAETLLQLLGGKSATLSTPPSASTPPSASTPGASSPSTSSPDANPEASPEASPEVERPHSPKVASTSPPTTSLPPTLSAPTHPVTAAPQPGPNLPDVPTVLPVPDPPTTSPRATESLAPVEASESAATTANLSQGAVTTPHSIALPKLPQSPPSLSPAGSEPLVDPRTDGFSASTPLAPAPYRQEPLPEPEAPRPEAPPGSTHGSPLSSRSTQDFDAQDLDAHSEASQSHTPKSSMLTVPKYSKRAFVLIGAIAAALGISFGLALRFSAGQRPGSSLFHAGQSFPEREWKGSVEAVENTDEIPSEISGGKSGSASSGPTAPSNEVNEFPEPIESPLPRRELPFSPEAPISPVDSAQPEPAPPRSQPPVAAPPRRSTVTAPEPPPPENSAAPSKAAPAEPAPPAPEPPPQKLREADPAPPIAAPKSLTKSADPLPPGSTP
- a CDS encoding sirohydrochlorin chelatase; its protein translation is MSTPLAWLSTSLNAYLFVTHGSRDPRSQRAALRLAEQFRDRLGQPPLVLDSYGQDCSSATRSTGETRSTMLSRPVAVGTAALECMPEPLHQQIIAFAQPVAQAGGKTVTIVPLFLLPGVHVMEDLPQQISIAQQALAESQTAVMLKMMPFLGSDPELLPLLQQQFDQALPPQTPAPSQSPLLSPIRILLAHGSRRPGGNTIVEQLAQALDAQIAYWSIAPSLEDCLNQSLHRNVSPETNSENHLPSAAEPAVVNRPIVILPYFLSEGGITDAIAEQVRSWSHRPNRPQVQLLSTLDTNPALVDLILKQLKPECVHP
- the cobA gene encoding uroporphyrinogen-III C-methyltransferase, with the translated sequence MTQRSMAFGKVYLVGAGPGDPGLMTLKGKALLECADVVVYDALVSPPILAMINPQAEKIHAGKRRGQHSLLQEETTKLLIEKAQDAAIVVRLKGGDPFIFGRGGEEMEDLVAAGVSVEVVPGITSGIAAPAYANIPLTHRNYSSSVIFVTGHESVEKYRPDVNWSAIAHSAETIVVYMGIHNLPHIVEALIDAGLSDTTPIALIRWGTRPDQTELIGHLGGILQAVEESKFTAPAIAVIGNVVQFREVVTQAPPALVMA
- a CDS encoding PhoH family protein; the encoded protein is MNKSFVLDTNVLLHDPAAIHRFGENDVVLPITVIEELDRFKKQPETTGRNARQVSRMLDELRQQGTIIQGIPLDNGGTLRVALCHRETLRELPPELEGDRADNEILAVALELRRQCQCPVVLVSKDTNLRIKADALGLDVSDYETDKVDISDLYTGSAEVLVDAEVISQLFREGGVILPGEFFPNQAITLVNQLNPSHTALAIVDGSGKKLVPITKFPHSGISRIQPRNREQSFAFDLLLRDDIQLVTLVGFAGTGKTLLAIAAGLHKVADERLYSRLLISRPVVPMGRDIGYLPGDIEEKLAPWMQPLFDNFDLIFGTQDSTGKPSHWRKGHEELIERGLLQIEPLTYIRGRTLPQQFLIVDEAQNLTPHEVKTILTRAGEGTKIVMTGDPDQIDNPYVDAASNGLTYAVERFKSEAIAGHITLARGERSILAERAAALL
- a CDS encoding CbiQ family ECF transporter T component is translated as MDLLRSLPLGLYLEQPITWMHKLDPRTKLAWLMSFLAAPFLATVEWRIGLVVALMGLTMSAKIPLRVWRQQMGWLTLLCVYVGVLIAIAPDGLNVNPQPRFPENELVFSQQPAQMAPLPAEKPWYSRLLGGGSNEAKAAPKLPQPTDYHYVVAKFGVFTITQRSLNLALRFATLLFTLLYSTTLYLLTTAPEEITAGLEDLLEPLRRFKIPVTEIALTLTLSLRFIPLVLEEFQNLVRSIRTRAIDWKKLGLKRTIKVWVLVAERLLENLLLRAEQIASAMKVRGFTSPDRHRVEWHELQLRHWDWVSLGVLALLWIARLAWGTETS